The Caproicibacterium amylolyticum genome includes the window CGGCTGCCTGAATCTGGTTCCCGCCGCGCTGATCGCCGATTACGCGATGGCGAAATACTACCTGCTCCACGCGCAGTATGAGCTCGGCAAAACGGCGACGGTTGTCAAAATCAAAAAGGGGCTGAAAAAAGAGTCCGCCGAAACCTACGAGATCACCGACTTTGCCGAAGCCATGCTGAAAATGCAGAAAAACGTGCTCGCGACGTGGGAACCGATCTGGGATATCGTTTCGCGCAACAGCGAGCAGCTGGTGGCGAATCCGGAAAAAGACCTGCTGGCTGTCATCATCGGCGGTCGCAGGCGCAAATCGAAGCCGAGAGGAGAGCCGCCCGATGGATTCCATGCAGATACAAAAAATCCCGGCTGAAAAGCTGAATCCGGCGAAATACAATCCCCGCAGGGATTTGCAGCCGGGCGACCCGGAATACGAAAAGCTGCTGCGCTCGGTGGATGAATTCGGCTATGTCGAGCCGATCATCTGGAACCGGCGTACCGGGAACATCGTCGGCGGACATCAGCGCTTCAAGGTTCTGCGGCAGCTGGGCTTTGACGAGATCGACTGTGTCGTCGTCGACATGGATGAGGCGCGGGAAAAAGCGCTCAACATCGCGCTGAACAAGATCTCCGGCGACTGGGATACCGCAAAGCTGGCGGAGGTTTTCAAGGACATCGAGCAGTACGGCATTTCACTTGACATAACCGGGTTTGAGGCCCCGGAGATTGATAAGCTATACCAGAAGCTGAATCGCGAGGACGGTAAAATTGTCGAGGACGATTTCGACAGCGAGGCCGAAGCGGCGAAGATCACGGAGCCGGTCACCCGGCCCGGCGATGTGTGGCTGCTTGGCAGGCACCGGCTCATGTGCGGGGACAGCACGGACCCGGACGCGGTCGCGCGGCTCCTCGACGGCAGGAAAGCCCGGATGGTTTTTACCGACCCGCCGTGGAACGTGGATTACGGCGGCGACGCGAAGCATCCCAGCTGGAAGCCCCGGCAGATTCTCAACGACAAAATGACTGAGGAGCAGTTTTACGCGTTTCTGCTTTCGGCGTTCAAAGCGATGGCTTCCGCCTGCGAGCCAGGCGCGATGGTCTACATGGTGATGTCGGCGCAGGAATGGGGCACGGCCATGAGCACCATGAAAGAGGCCAGTTTTCACTGGTCATC containing:
- a CDS encoding site-specific DNA-methyltransferase; this encodes MQIQKIPAEKLNPAKYNPRRDLQPGDPEYEKLLRSVDEFGYVEPIIWNRRTGNIVGGHQRFKVLRQLGFDEIDCVVVDMDEAREKALNIALNKISGDWDTAKLAEVFKDIEQYGISLDITGFEAPEIDKLYQKLNREDGKIVEDDFDSEAEAAKITEPVTRPGDVWLLGRHRLMCGDSTDPDAVARLLDGRKARMVFTDPPWNVDYGGDAKHPSWKPRQILNDKMTEEQFYAFLLSAFKAMASACEPGAMVYMVMSAQEWGTAMSTMKEASFHWSSTIIWAKDSLVLSRKDYHTQYEPIWYGWLDGEKRLCPLQDRQQSDLWQIPRPKKSEEHPTMKPIALAGRAITNSSHTGDVTLDLFGGSGTTLLAAEQSDRVNCSMELDPKYCDVIVKRYIEFRESDESVFLLRGGEKLAYNEIEG